AGCTTTGGTTTAAGGTATAAATCCATAATTCATGCTTCATAATTCATAATTCATGAGAAACATTATTGCTAAACGAAAAATATTTTACTTTATCTCCGGCTTTTCAATCTTAGCCAGTATTTTTGCTTTAGTTTCTTGGGGGTTAAAACCGGGGATTGACTTTTTGGGCGGAACACTCTGGGAGTTTAGATTCAGCCAAGAAATTGAAAAATTCAAAATAGAAGAGGTTTTAAAGAATAATCTTGGCGGAGAGATTATTGTCCAAGAATCAACTGATGCCGTTTTCACCATCAGAACTAAAGAATTGGACGAACCAACTCATCAGCAACTAATCCAGCAGATCAAAACCATTGATTCAAGCTTTAATGAGCTAAGATTTGAGACTATCGGCCCGACTGTTGGCAAAACCCTTCAAAGAAAATCTTTTCAAGCAATTGTCTTAGCTGTTTTCGCCATCTCTCTTTATATCACTTATGCTTTCAGAAAGGCTTCGCATCCGGTCAGTTCTTGGAAATACGGTTTAGCGACAATCTTTACCTTGTTCCACGACCTGATTATTCCTTTGGGCGTTTTTGCCTATCTGGGCAGATTCAAAAATGTTGAGATAGACACTAACTTTGTGGTGGCAATGCTGGTAATTATGGGTTTTTCAGTCCATGACACGATTGTTGTTTTTGACCGAATTAGGGAAAAACTGAAAACTCTTGGCGGCAAAAACTTTATTGAACTGGTTAATCTTGGCTTGAATGAAACTTTAGTCAGGTCAATCAACACCTCCTTAACCGCGATTCTGGCCTTGTTGGCGCTTTATCTCTGGGGCAGTTATACTCTAAAGTGGTTTATTCTGGCAATGATAATTGGCATTGCCACCGGCACCTATTCCTCAATTGCCGTAGCCAGTCCGATTATTGTTGAGCTCTGGCAATTTCAGCAAAAAAGAAGATAACTCAGCTTCCCAAAATCCCACTTCTATACTCTAGAGTATAGAAGTAGAGAAATTTACCAAGTTATCAAAAGTTATCAAGGGGAACAATTTATCAATCGGTTAAAAGGTTAAAAACTGAAATGGTCATAAATTCCGGTTGTGATATTTTTCGCTGTCAGTTAAAATAGGTTATGCGCGCTCACTCTTCGGACAAATGGCTAATCGGCCTTTTAATCGCTTTTGTTTTGCTTGGTTTGTTTATGGTTTTCAACGCTTCGTCAACCCGAGCGTTAATCGTCAAAAACGACCCGTTTTTTTATTTTAAAAAACAGCTGGCTTATCTGGGCCTTGGCCTAATCGGCTTTTGGCTGGCTTTCAAGATTAAACACAAGCTCTGGCAAAAGTTTTCTTTTTTAATCTTGGTTTTGGGCTTTGGCTTAATCAGCGCAGTTTTTATTCCCGGGATCGGTTCCACCCTGCAGGGAGCAACTCGCTGGCTTAATCTTGGCCCGGTTTCAATCCAGCCGGCGGAGTTTTTCAAAATTTCTTTAATCATCTATTTAGCTTCCTTTTTTTCAAAAAGGCAGGCGCCGACAAAAATCAATAGTTTTTTAGAAACCGCTTTGCCGTTTCTGGTTATTTTAGGATTATTCGGCGGCATTCTGCTCAGCCAAAAGTCTTTTGGCATGTTAGCGATTATCACCGGCATTGCTTTGGCAATTTATTTTGCTTCAGGGGTGTCTTTAAAAAACCTTTTTCAGCTTGCCGTTCCTTTAGCCTTAATTATGATTTTCTTTCTTTTATCCGCGCCTTATCGGGTGGAAAGATTAAAAACTTTTTTACAGCCGGAACAAGACCCTTTGGGTAGCGGCTACCAAATCAACCAAGCGTTAATCAGCATCGGCTCTGGCGGAATCAGCGGAGTTGGCCTGGGTCATTCCCGACAAAAATTCAATTTTTTGCCGGAAACAATGGGGGATTCAATTTTTGCTATCTGGGCTGAAGAAACCGGATTTATCGGCAGCGCCGGCTTATTAACCTTGATTGGCATCTTCTTTATCCGCGGTTTCCGCATCTCAAGAATGAGCCGAGATATGTTTTCCAAACTCTTGGCTTTCGGCATCACTTTTGCGATTACTTTTCAATTCTTGTTCAATATTGCCGCCATCAGCAACCTAATTCCCTTGAGCGGAATTCCGTTACCGTTTTTCAGCTACGGCGGCTCGTCCTTAATCAGCACCTTAATTATGTACGGCGTCTTGCTTAATATCTCAAAATATACCGTTAAAACCAAAACATAGCCCCATGGTTTCATTGCTTCATTGTCTCATTGCTACATTGCTATGTCCTTTAAGATTGATGGTGGTTTTTAGCAATAATTCATAAATTAGCAAGATTCTATTGGGGATTGTCTCGCTTAGTGAGATCTGGCGCGGCCAGAGAAATTAAGAATTAAATTTGTGCTATACTTAAAAAAATGATTTTCAATTTTAATAAGAAAAAAATCAGATTTGTCTTAACTGGCGGCGGCACTGGCGGGCATTTATTCCCCTTGCTGGCAGTGGCAGAAAAAGCCCAACAATCCGCCCAAAACCAAAATCTTAGTTTAGAATTAAGCTATTTAGGCCCGGTTAAAGGCCCGTTTTCTTTTGACCCAAGAATTTTAGAGCAAAGAGGCATCAAAACCATTCCGATTATCAGCGAAAGCCCGGGTAATGCCAGCAATCCTTTAACTGCAGGTTTAAGTTTTTTAAAAGAATTTTTTGGCTTTTTACAATGCCTCTGGTACCTTTGGCTGATTATGCCGGATGCGGTTTTTTCCAAAGGCGGGTTCGGCTCTTTGCCGATTATTTTCGTTTCTTTCTTGTATCGAATTCCGGTAGTAATCCATGAATCAGATGTCATCCCGGGCCAAGCCAATCAGCTAAGCAAAAAATTTGCTTCCCGAATCGCGATTTCTTTTGAAAAATCAATCCAGTTTTTCCCGTTTGAAAAAACCGCCTTAACCGGCAACCCCATCAGAAATGCTTTTTTTGAAAAAACTGACCGGAAAAAAGCAATTGAGTTTTTCGGCTTTTCCCAAGAATTAAAAACGGTTTTCATTTCTGGCGGCTCCCAAGGGGCAAAAAAGCTCAATGACCTAACCCTTGATTCTTTGCCCCAGTTAATTGAAAATTATCAAGTAATCCACCAATGCGGCTCAAGAAACTACCCTGAAGTTTCCCGGGGCGCTGATTTTACCCTGAAGGGCCAAGAAAAACAAAAACAATCAAGATACAAACTATTCGGGTTTATGGATGAACAGGAAATAAAATCTGCTTATGCCGCGGCGGACTTGATTATTGCCCGGGCTGGCAGCGGCAGCATCTTTGAGATTTCTGCCCAAGCCAAACCGAGCATCTTAATTCCCTTATCAACCGCCGCCAAAGACCACCAGAGAGAAAACGCTTATGCTTATGCCAAAACCGGCGCCGCCATAGTTTTAGAAGAAAACAACTTAAAACCGCACATCTTTTTCGGCCAGATGGATTATCTGCTCAAGAACCAAGAAAAATTAAGGTCTATGTCTGAAGCCGCCAAAAGCTTTTCTAAACCTAAAGCCGCAGAAACAATTGCCAAAGAATTATTTGTTATTGCCGGCGCGTAAAAAATATGAACCCATCGGGTTATCAGCAAAAATTTGAAGGCCTAAACGGCAATGTCCGGGTCAGAATGGCGCCTTCGCCAACCGGCTACCTTCACATTGGCACTGCCAGAACCGCGCTTTTCAACTGGCTTTTCGCCCGATCTAAAGGCGGTAAATTTATCTTAAGAATTGAAGATACGGACAAAGAGCGGTCTAAGAAAAAATATGAAAAAAATATAATTGACGGCTTAAAATGGCTTGGTTTGGACTGGGACGAGGGCCCGGATATTGACGGCGATTACGGGCCTTATCGCCAATCAGAAAAAATTCCTGTTTACAAAAAATATTTAGAACAGCTTTTAAAAGAAGACAAAGCTTATTATTGTTTTTGCTCCAAAGAAGAATTAGAAGCGAGAAAACAAGATATGATTAGCCGGGGAGAAGCGCCGCGCTATGCCGGCACCTGCCGCAATCTGACTGAAAGAGAAATTCAACAAAACCTTAAACAAAAACTGCCTTTTGTGATTAGAATGAAAATGCCGAATGAGAAAATCAGTTTTAAAGATTTGATTAAGAGCGAAGCAAATTTTGACACCGGCTTATTCGGCGATTTAATCATTGCCAAAAGTTTGGAAGAGCCGCTTTATAACTTTACCGTTGTTATTGATGACCACGAAATGGAGATTACCCAAGTTATTCGCGGCGAAGACCATTTTACCAATACCCCCAAACAGATTGTTTTATATAACTTATTCGGCTGGCAGATTCCTGAATTTGCTCATTTGCCCTTAATATTGGGCCAAGACCGAGCTAAGCTTTCTAAAAGGCATGCGGTGCTTAGTTTGGATGATTATAAAAAACAGGGTTATCTTCCCGAAGCAATAATTAACTTTATTGCTTTGCTCGGCTGGCATCCGTCAGAAGACAAAGAGCTGTTCAGCTTAAACGAGCTTCAACAAGAATTTTCTTTAGGCCGAGTCCAAAAATCCGGCGCTGTGTTCAACTTGCCCAAGCTTGATTGGCTGAATAATTATTATCTAAAGCAAAAACCGATTTTGGAAACAGTTAAATTTTTACTGCCTTTTTATCTGGAGAAAAACATTTTAAAGCCGGCTAAAGAAAAAGATCTTTACCAGAACGAAGACAAAGAAGAATTCGGGCTAAGCTATCTCTCTAAAGCAATCAAATTAACTCTTGAAAAAAGCCAGAGCAGTTTAGGCGTCGTAGAGATGTCTAAATTGTTTTTTCAGGAGCCGGAATACGAAAAAGAACTGCTTTTCTGGAAACAGATAACAGAAACAGAAATCAGAACCTCTTTAGAACAAACTAAAGAAGTACTTTTGTCAATAGAAGAAAAAGAGTTTGCCGCTGATAAAATAGAGCAAAAACTAAGCCCGATCTATTCAGAAGACAGGGGAATGGTGCTCTGGCCCTTAAGGGTTGCCTTGTCCGGCTTGAAAGTTTCTCCCGGACCGCTTGAGATTGCCGAGATTTTAGGCAAGCAAAAAACAATTAGGCGGGTTGAAAAAGCAATAAAACTAATCGCGAATAATGCGAATTGAAAAAAGTAATAACGCGAATCAGCATCAGATGATTAAGGTTAAATCTAAACCAATTATTCTAACATTTTTGCTTATTGCTATTGCTGTTGGCTTAAATCTGCCAACCCAATTTTCTTACTCCCAATCAATTGACGAGCTGAAAAAAAGCATTGCTGAAAAAGAGCAGGAGATTGCTCGGTTAGAAGCAGAGGCGGAAAAATACCAAAACGAGATTGACAAAACCAGCTCTAAAGCAAAAACCTTAAACAGCGAAATCGCCAGAATCAATGCTGAAATTAACCAGCTAAAGAACAACATTGCTATTACCCAAAAAAAGATTGAGTCCGCCAGTTTTCAAATTCAAGAATTGAATCTAAATATTGATTATGCCGAGGCCCAGATTGAAGAAAACAAACAGGCATTAAGGGATTTAGTCCAGCAGCTTTACGAACTGGACTCAAAAAACCCGTTAATTATTCTGCTGGGAAACAAAAAAATTTCTGATGTGGTGGAAGAGTTCGCTTATCTGGACAACCTCCAGGAAAACCTAATTAACAAAACAAATTTCTTAAGGGCGTTAAAACAAGATTTAAACCAAAACTTAGCTGTTTCTGAAAAAACCAAAGAAAAATACAACACTCTGGCGCAGACTCTTAACGCCCAGCAAACAATTGCCGGCACAAAAAAACAAGAAAAGCAAACCGTTTTAACCGAAACAAAAAATCAGGAAAAAATTTATCAGCAGCTTTTAAACGAAACCGTGGAAAAACAAAAACAGATTGAAGCCGGGATTCGAGAACTGGAAAAAGAGTTAAGCGCCCAGCTAAATCCCCAAACCCTGCCTCAGGGCAAGCTGTTTATCTGGCCGGTGAATGGGGGATACTTAACCCAAGGTTTTGGCGAAGTGCCTTATGGCAGTATAACCAGACGATATTATTCGTTCCATAATGGCATTGATATCGGCGCCAAAACCGGCGTTGGCACGCCGATTTTGGCCGCGGCTGACGGCCGGGTTGAAGCAACCGGCAATAATGGCAAATACGCTTATGGCAAATGGCTGGCGATTAATCACGGCAATAACTTAATCACGCTTTACGCCCACTTGTCTTACATAGATGTTACCAAGGGCCAGTCAGTCAAGGCCGGCCAGATTGTTGGCTATATGGGCGCAACCGGTCTGGTCACCGGACCGCATCTGCATTTCACGGTTTACGCCGCGGATTCTTTCAGAACCGAGAACCGCTGGTTTGGCTTATTGCCTTTGGGCGCGCCGCTGGATCCGAACGATTACCTGTGAAAATTTCCAATTCCTAATTTCTAATTTCCGAAAACATTGAATATTAAATATTGAAAATTGAAAATTCATTGAAAATTGTAAATTAAAAATTGAGAATTTATAATAAAGTTATGTTTAAAAAAATTTTTCTCGTCTCATTACTAGGGATTGTTCTAGCTGGAAGCGCTCACGCTTTAACCTTGCGTGAGATTTTACAAAAGCCCTTGCCCAATGTGATTGATTTTATCAATAAAGTCATTGCTTTAGCTCAATGGCTTTGGTCAAAGATTGTTTATTGCGGCAATATTGTTTTGGACTGGACCTTAGACAATATTATTGCTTATATCTGGAAAGTTATTTTGTGGTTCTGGAATCTGACTAAAACCGCGTTTCTCAACGGCTGGCAGATGTTGGAAAACATTATCAAAGCATTGCTCGGCCAATCAGGCATTGACTGGGCCAATATCAAATGGCCATGGGAATGAAATTGTGCCTGCGCGCAATTTCATCCGATTCCGAGCAAAGCGAGGAAATTGCTGTTATGCCGCAAAACGGCATCAGCAATAGGTTGGGTAAATCAAAACAACGAATAATGAATTAAGAATTATGAATTAAGGAATATCCCAACGAATAGCGAATTTATACGAATTTACGAATAAACGAGTAAAATAATTCAAAATTCAAAAGGCAAAATGACAAATCAAAATGCAAAAAGATTTCAAAATTTAAACTTTTGAAAATTAGGAATTTTCTAGGGGTTATTCGTTGATAATGCTGAAAAATCCCATAATTCATAATTCATTATTCATGATTCAAAAAACCAAGCTTAAGAGATATTTCCCCTCCTTTACCTTATTGGAACTATTGATCGTCATTGGCATCTTGGCAGTCTTGGCCAGCGTCAGTTTTATTGCTTTAAATCCAGTGGAACAGCTAAGAAAAGCAAGAGATTCAAGGAGAATGGCAGATCTAAAATCACTTGATAATGCCCTGAAAATCTATGAATCCCAGGCTCTAAACGCTTATTTTGGCACCAGCACCTGGGTATACCTGTCTTTGCCCGATACAAGCTCTACCTGTGGTTCCTATGCCTTACCAACATTACCAACAGGATACAGCTATCACTGCGCCACCAGCGATAATCTAAGAAAAACTGATGGCTCTAGCTGGGTGCCTGTTAATTTTCAGTCCTTAACTATTGGTTCTCCTTTATCTGTTTTGCCAGTTGATCCCCAGAATAATCAGTCTAGTTACTATACCTATGTTTCCGGAGGGTCGTGGGAATTGACCGCTCAGTTTGAATCGGGTAAATATGCTGATCAGAAAGCTCAGGACGGTGGTCTGGATCCGGGGATGTACGAGATTGGGACGGACCTGACGCTGTCACCGTTCACGCATAAACTTTTTAGATACTGGGATTTTGAAGAAAGTTCTTGGACAAATAATTGTTCAACCAACACTGTACTTGATAAATCTGGGTATGACGGCCATGGAAAATCTTGTCCTAATAGTACTGGACCGACAACTCCGGTTTCGGGTAAGATTGGTAATGCTGTTAGCTTGGACGGAACTGAAGATTATATTGATATTCCTGATCTCAGTTTGGGTTCGGATGGCACGTACTCTAGTTTTACTTTATTGGCATGGGTTTATGCTAATAACAAAACACATCAAGTTATCTGGGGGGATAACCAGAATTCGTGCGATATGCTAGATTATTATGGAGTTGATATAAGGTTGGGCGCTGATACTAATTGTGCTGCGTGGTCTAGCACAAGGCCGTCTTACGGGGCGTGGCATCATCTTGTTCTTAGCGTAAATGATTCTACAACCGCGAAACTCTATCTTGACGGATCATTGGTTAGTCAAAAGGATATCTCTGGTTTTACGCAATATTGGGGGAACGGGAACGAGATTTTATCCTTCCTTGGAAGAGACTATTGCAGTGGTGGCGATTGCTGGCTGGATGGCATGTTAGATGAGGTTAGGATTTATACTCGTTCTTTGTCTGATGAGGAAGTTAAAGCAATCTATAATGCCACAAAATGAAAAGAGTATTAACTACTAAGCATAGAATAAGCCACAAATAACCAATATAATTTTTGATTTTCTTCGTCAGAAACGAATTTTAATAGATAATTTCTAATACAAAGTTAGAAAGCTAAAAACTAATAAACTAACACTAACAGGGTAATCAATTCTTTCTGATTTAAATTTTTAAATACTCTTTTAAGTGTTTCCCGGTGTACGATCGTTCACACAGAATGATATCCTTGGGTGTTCCTTGCACAACTATTTCTCCACCCATATCGCCACCTTCAGGGCCAAGATCAATAATCCAGTCTGCATCTTTAATCACCTCAAGATTATGTTCAATAATCAGCACCGTATTACCATTATCAACTAATCTATTCAACAACTTGAGTAATTTCTGGACATCTGCAAAATGAAGCCCGGAGGTTGGTTCATCTAAAATATAAAGCTCGCCTTTATTTTGCAGTTTACTTGCTAACTTTAGCCGCTGCCTCTCCCCACCAGATAAAGTATCAAGACTTTGCCCTATTTCTATATAATCTAAGCCGACATCAATAAGGGGCTGTAAACGCTCTTTAATATAGACGTCTTGAAAGAACTCTTTTGTTTCTACTGCAGTCATCTCCAAGATATCAGCAATATTTTCTCCCCGGTAAGTATATTGCAATGCCTCATCGCTATATCTTCTTCCATTACATTTATCACATTTCAAACGGACATCTCCTAAAAAATTCATATCCATATCAATTATTCCTAAACCGCGGCATTCTCTGCAGGAACCGCGGCTATTGTAGCTAAACATTGCCGCGCTAACATTAGTTTGTTTTGCAAAAAACCTACGTATCTCATCAAATACTCCAGCATAAGTCCCGATACATCCACGTTTATTACTGCCAATAACTCCTTGACCAATAAGAACCGCTTTATTTGGATGTTGGTCAATAATAACGTCAACTAATGAACTTTTACCCGAGCCAGAAACCCCGGTCAAACACGTCAAAAGTCCGATAGGAATATCTACATCAAAATTCTTCAAATTATTCTTACTTGCTTTTTTAATGCAAAGATTTCCTTTTGATTTACGTGCCACAACCCGGCGGGGAGCCTTTTTATCAATAAGATAGG
This Patescibacteria group bacterium DNA region includes the following protein-coding sequences:
- the secF gene encoding protein translocase subunit SecF, which codes for MRNIIAKRKIFYFISGFSILASIFALVSWGLKPGIDFLGGTLWEFRFSQEIEKFKIEEVLKNNLGGEIIVQESTDAVFTIRTKELDEPTHQQLIQQIKTIDSSFNELRFETIGPTVGKTLQRKSFQAIVLAVFAISLYITYAFRKASHPVSSWKYGLATIFTLFHDLIIPLGVFAYLGRFKNVEIDTNFVVAMLVIMGFSVHDTIVVFDRIREKLKTLGGKNFIELVNLGLNETLVRSINTSLTAILALLALYLWGSYTLKWFILAMIIGIATGTYSSIAVASPIIVELWQFQQKRR
- the ftsW gene encoding putative lipid II flippase FtsW, with translation MRAHSSDKWLIGLLIAFVLLGLFMVFNASSTRALIVKNDPFFYFKKQLAYLGLGLIGFWLAFKIKHKLWQKFSFLILVLGFGLISAVFIPGIGSTLQGATRWLNLGPVSIQPAEFFKISLIIYLASFFSKRQAPTKINSFLETALPFLVILGLFGGILLSQKSFGMLAIITGIALAIYFASGVSLKNLFQLAVPLALIMIFFLLSAPYRVERLKTFLQPEQDPLGSGYQINQALISIGSGGISGVGLGHSRQKFNFLPETMGDSIFAIWAEETGFIGSAGLLTLIGIFFIRGFRISRMSRDMFSKLLAFGITFAITFQFLFNIAAISNLIPLSGIPLPFFSYGGSSLISTLIMYGVLLNISKYTVKTKT
- a CDS encoding UDP-N-acetylglucosamine--N-acetylmuramyl-(pentapeptide) pyrophosphoryl-undecaprenol N-acetylglucosamine transferase, producing the protein MIFNFNKKKIRFVLTGGGTGGHLFPLLAVAEKAQQSAQNQNLSLELSYLGPVKGPFSFDPRILEQRGIKTIPIISESPGNASNPLTAGLSFLKEFFGFLQCLWYLWLIMPDAVFSKGGFGSLPIIFVSFLYRIPVVIHESDVIPGQANQLSKKFASRIAISFEKSIQFFPFEKTALTGNPIRNAFFEKTDRKKAIEFFGFSQELKTVFISGGSQGAKKLNDLTLDSLPQLIENYQVIHQCGSRNYPEVSRGADFTLKGQEKQKQSRYKLFGFMDEQEIKSAYAAADLIIARAGSGSIFEISAQAKPSILIPLSTAAKDHQRENAYAYAKTGAAIVLEENNLKPHIFFGQMDYLLKNQEKLRSMSEAAKSFSKPKAAETIAKELFVIAGA
- the gltX gene encoding glutamate--tRNA ligase, producing the protein MNPSGYQQKFEGLNGNVRVRMAPSPTGYLHIGTARTALFNWLFARSKGGKFILRIEDTDKERSKKKYEKNIIDGLKWLGLDWDEGPDIDGDYGPYRQSEKIPVYKKYLEQLLKEDKAYYCFCSKEELEARKQDMISRGEAPRYAGTCRNLTEREIQQNLKQKLPFVIRMKMPNEKISFKDLIKSEANFDTGLFGDLIIAKSLEEPLYNFTVVIDDHEMEITQVIRGEDHFTNTPKQIVLYNLFGWQIPEFAHLPLILGQDRAKLSKRHAVLSLDDYKKQGYLPEAIINFIALLGWHPSEDKELFSLNELQQEFSLGRVQKSGAVFNLPKLDWLNNYYLKQKPILETVKFLLPFYLEKNILKPAKEKDLYQNEDKEEFGLSYLSKAIKLTLEKSQSSLGVVEMSKLFFQEPEYEKELLFWKQITETEIRTSLEQTKEVLLSIEEKEFAADKIEQKLSPIYSEDRGMVLWPLRVALSGLKVSPGPLEIAEILGKQKTIRRVEKAIKLIANNAN
- a CDS encoding peptidoglycan DD-metalloendopeptidase family protein, whose product is MIKVKSKPIILTFLLIAIAVGLNLPTQFSYSQSIDELKKSIAEKEQEIARLEAEAEKYQNEIDKTSSKAKTLNSEIARINAEINQLKNNIAITQKKIESASFQIQELNLNIDYAEAQIEENKQALRDLVQQLYELDSKNPLIILLGNKKISDVVEEFAYLDNLQENLINKTNFLRALKQDLNQNLAVSEKTKEKYNTLAQTLNAQQTIAGTKKQEKQTVLTETKNQEKIYQQLLNETVEKQKQIEAGIRELEKELSAQLNPQTLPQGKLFIWPVNGGYLTQGFGEVPYGSITRRYYSFHNGIDIGAKTGVGTPILAAADGRVEATGNNGKYAYGKWLAINHGNNLITLYAHLSYIDVTKGQSVKAGQIVGYMGATGLVTGPHLHFTVYAADSFRTENRWFGLLPLGAPLDPNDYL
- a CDS encoding LamG-like jellyroll fold domain-containing protein translates to MIQKTKLKRYFPSFTLLELLIVIGILAVLASVSFIALNPVEQLRKARDSRRMADLKSLDNALKIYESQALNAYFGTSTWVYLSLPDTSSTCGSYALPTLPTGYSYHCATSDNLRKTDGSSWVPVNFQSLTIGSPLSVLPVDPQNNQSSYYTYVSGGSWELTAQFESGKYADQKAQDGGLDPGMYEIGTDLTLSPFTHKLFRYWDFEESSWTNNCSTNTVLDKSGYDGHGKSCPNSTGPTTPVSGKIGNAVSLDGTEDYIDIPDLSLGSDGTYSSFTLLAWVYANNKTHQVIWGDNQNSCDMLDYYGVDIRLGADTNCAAWSSTRPSYGAWHHLVLSVNDSTTAKLYLDGSLVSQKDISGFTQYWGNGNEILSFLGRDYCSGGDCWLDGMLDEVRIYTRSLSDEEVKAIYNATK